In Trichoderma atroviride chromosome 2, complete sequence, one DNA window encodes the following:
- a CDS encoding uncharacterized protein (SECRETED:SignalP(1-22)~CAZy:GH47): protein MISRRYAALLFFVCIALLLWSSFDILPRRQPAGGKFKYPYVPSSYDWSKAKVYHPPTDMKRLPTGSPKKLPQIQSNKRSDGQEAKMQAVKKAFLKSWEAYKKFAWTKDELMPLSAKGKTSLSGWSAQLVDALDTLWIMGLKDEFSQAVKEVALIDWSKTQDNRVVNLFEVTIRYLGGLLAAYDLSQEPILLAKAVELGDTLYATFDTPNRLPSHWLDYEKAKQGQTTADAKMSAAAGGTLCMEFTRLAVLTKNDKYYDAVERIKIFFRRFQNETTLPGMWPIWMNYRDEEMLESHYSIAGSADSQYEYLVKMHPLLGGLDTEYPEMAIKALDTIRDNLLFRPMTPGDANILLAGEVEIDDNTRNATFTAKMDHLTCFAGGMYALAGKLLDKLDYVDLGSRLTAGCVWEYDAMPSGIMPESATFVACAKLDGPCPFNAEHMPPTDDPRRPGGFLSVQGTSYLLRPEAIESVFYMWRITGDQTWRDAAWRMWENIVRETETELAFAIVRDVTVSLGPKGDSMETFWLGETVKYFYLIFSDSDLMSLDEYVFNTEAHPFRRPV from the exons ATGATTTCCCGCCGATATGCCGCgctccttttcttcgtctgcaTCGCCCTCTTGCTATGGAGCAGCTTCGATATCCTTCCTCGGCGACAGCCAGCCGGCGGTAAATTCAAGTACCCGTACGTGCCCTCAAGTTACGACTGGTCCAAAGCAAAAGTCTACCATCCTCCGACGGACATGAAGAGACTTCCCACCGGATCTCCCAAGAAGCTCCCGCAGATACAGTCGAATAAGCGATCCGATGGTcaagaggccaagatgcaggctGTCAAAAAGGCATTCTTAAAGAGTTGGGAGGCCTATAAGAAATTCGCATGGACCAAGGACGAGCTGATGCCGCTGTCGGCCAAGGGCAAGACGTCGCTTAGCGGATGGTCGGCACAGCTGGTCGATGCCTTGGACACCCTCTGGATTATGGGACTGAAAGACGAGTTTTCCCAGGCCGTCAAGGAAGTGGCATTGATTGACTGGTCAAAGACTCAAGATAACCGTGTGGTGAATTTGTTTGAGGTGACGATTCGATACCTCGGCGGACTGCTTGCCGCATACGATCTCTCTCAGGAGCCCATTTTGCTCGCAAAGGctgttgagcttggcgaCACCCTCTATGCCACCTTTGATACACCCAACCGTCTGCCTTCCCATTGGTTAGACTACGAGAAGGCGAAGCAGGGCCAAACTACTGCTGATGCCAAGATGAgcgcggctgctggaggaaCTTTGTGCATGGAATTTACCAGGCTTGCAGTGCTGACCAAAAATGACAAATATTATGATGCCGTTGAACGAATCAAGATTTTCTTCCGCCGATTCCAAAACGAGACTACTCTTCCTGGCATGTGGCCAATCTGGATGAACTACCGCGATGAGGAAATGCTTGAAAGCCACTATTCAATTGCAGGTAGTGCCGACTCTCAGTACGAATACCTGGTCAAGATGCACCCTCTCCTGGGAGGACTCGACACTGAGTACCCTGAAATGGCGATCAAGGCTCTCGACACTATCAGAGACAATTTGCTGTTTCGTCCAATGACTCCCGGTGACGCAAATATACTTCTGGCGGGCGAGGTCGAGATAGACGACAACACTCGAAATGCTACGTTTACAGCTAAGATGGACCATCTGACTTGCTTCGCCGGCGGTATGTACGCGTTGGCAGGCAAGCTACTAGACAAGTTAGATTATGTCGACCTGGGCTCTCGTCTCACGGCCGGTTGTGTGTGGGAATACGATGCCATGCCGTCCGGCATAATGCCAGAGTCTGCTACTTTCGTGGCGTGTGCAAAATTAGACGGCCCATGTCCATTCAACGCAGAGCATATGCCCCCTACTGATGATCCCAGGAGGCCCGGCGGATTCCTAAGTGTCCAGGGCACAAGCTACCTGTTGCGACCCGAAGCCATTGAGAGCGTGTTTTACATGTGGCGCATCACAGGAGATCAAACCTGGCGAGATGCCGCGTGGCGAATGTGGGAGAATATTGTCAGAGAGACGGAGACGGAGCTGGCGTTTGCCATTGTCAGGGATGTGACGGTGAGCTTGGGCCCGAAGGGTGATTCGATGGAG ACGTTCTGGTTAGGTGAAACCGTCAAGTATTTCTACCTCATCTTTAGCGACTCTGATTTGATGTCTTTGGATGAGTACGTTTTCAACACGGAGGCACACCCGTTTCGACGACCAGTGTAG
- a CDS encoding uncharacterized protein (EggNog:ENOG41), with protein MAMSCYSHFERAAGNPNSLLEIILQRIPLQTRKVLGKADLKATDLLDLPSIPFKCMHRLVYIDVATELREEQIHREKKFDKSSRLYKEAKSLVNAEEASKVSLYVGSSIRKGGSWKRIQEHYAAANNPESSGNMHYREISKSNVVTNFRVLGVWKNTYINDSHVGQDTGKWITLVAEALMVVYLGIYTEQNAVTSRA; from the coding sequence ATGGCAATGAGCTGCTATAGCCATTTTGAAAGAGCTGCAGGCAACCCCAACAGTCTATTGGAGATTATCTTGCAAAGAATTCCGCTGCAGACGCGAAAGGTGCTTGGAAAAGCAGATTTGAAGGCGACAGACCTTCTCGACCTCCCGTCGATCCCTTTCAAGTGCATGCATAGGTTGGTGTATATCGATGTGGCTACGGAGCTACGTGAGGAACAAATTCACCGGGAGAAGAAGTTTGACAAGTCCTCGAGATTATACAAGGAAGCAAAGTCCTTGGTCAATGCGGAAGAAGCATCGAAAGTCAGTCTTTATGTAGGTTCTTCCATCCGCAAGGGAGGATCGTGGAAGCGAATTCAGGAGCATTATGCAGCGGCAAACAATCCTGAAAGCAGTGGAAACATGCATTATCGTGAGATATCGAAATCCAACGTCGTTACTAATTTCAGAGTGCTCGGCGTGTGGAAAAATACATACATCAATGACAGCCATGTTGGCCAAGATACCGGCAAATGGATCACCCTAGTTGCGGAAGCGTTGATGGTGGTATATCTAGGCATTTATACAGAGCAAAATGCGGTAACATCAAGAGCTTAG